The Huiozyma naganishii CBS 8797 chromosome 3, complete genome genome contains a region encoding:
- the SBE2 gene encoding Sbe2p (similar to Saccharomyces cerevisiae SBE2 (YDR351W) and SBE22 (YHR103W); ancestral locus Anc_5.407) yields the protein MSMAGASIHAISKLNTLKEEEQVNVTSGKLADDISRVGSTASDTSTNYNSNRSRTCSDASQSTDGSNSEDKYGAALRKNKYGMKILGLGISHQGARRPSDNLFQNVVESPTLFSNYDFTRRERPNSSDSSVTATSDLFSPSIPNSGADTHNRNQSSISVINESEEALHKQPQTFLQMHANSTSMLLAHPSTANATNNNNNRTNAKTHFFMTPSQRYRLRRSQTQTNLRESIRRKDTVYPPDNVSDTDDDNDIVEDADKSFIWNVPVAHASTSSFIQTPEWGPQRGKHRSQSVLDFNAIPTMGVPGIDGGSDSEFMKATSMSLSYLYDQTSNRLSHQKLTERNKSADVLPLEYKRLSDQGLEDLRLVSDDKKNVMSQGRPMWLPPKSTKEKRSHEREIYETMESYSREALAKQKWLQNYSAKLQNSEKELGKTIERGLYRQSSLQMLHSFVQEMPFCSKNRFEIYSSVLQTDNYVFINFVEKFEELSSVLKEMDFPKDKELQIKNLINDNIERGTFELDNKLYPALQKLLELKAISTYGITPGDELLMYHFLKEGFPPENTWLLVNLVQLTCFNSMMKDKYDRKILQCHYLKKDVFKQEFNSSCLNMNTWWNMLERVSHTLFLWILDIVVIYNVQLSSPASEPENQPNEDWDVYAAAHIVPNYKILLSFTVNILMNHHYGFDDLVQLRGIKDVNIAFPMPAINKEEALETNYKFVETWLSYYKKL from the coding sequence ATGAGTATGGCAGGTGCGTCTATCCACGCGATCAGCAAACTGAAtactttgaaggaggaggagcaaGTAAATGTAACAAGTGGGAAATTGGCTGACGATATTTCGCGTGTGGGAAGCACAGCCAGTGATACGTCCACAAATTACAACAGTAACAGGTCTCGAACATGCTCAGACGCGTCACAATCGACAGACGGATCAAATTCGGAGGATAAATACGGTGCTGCTTTGCGGAAAAACAAGTACGGTATGAAGATTCTCGGACTTGGGATAAGTCACCAGGGCGCAAGGAGACCCAGTGATaatcttttccaaaatgtcGTCGAGAGTCCAACACTGTTTTCTAATTACGACTTTACAAGACGCGAGAGACCTAATTCATCGGATTCTTCCGTTACGGCAACTTCCGATCTGTTCTCGCCGTCTATCCCGAATTCGGGTGCCGACACCCATAACAGAAATCAATCGAGCATATCGGTGATAAATGAAAGCGAGGAGGCGCTTCATAAACAACCACAAACTTTTCTTCAGATGCATGCTAACAGCACCTCAATGCTCTTAGCACACCCTTCCACAGCTAACgccaccaacaacaataacaacagAACCAACGCAAAAACCCATTTTTTTATGACACCATCACAGAGATACAGGTTACGCCGTTCCCAGACTCAGACGAATCTGAGGGAATCCATAAGAAGGAAAGACACTGTATACCCACCTGATAATGTAAGCGATACGGACGACGATAATGATATTGTGGAAGATGCGGATAAGTCCTTTATTTGGAACGTCCCTGTCGCTCATGCATCCACCAGTTCCTTCATTCAAACCCCGGAATGGGGCCCTCAGAGAGGGAAGCATCGTTCCCAAAGTGTGTTGGACTTCAACGCGATTCCAACGATGGGCGTTCCAGGTATTGATGGCGGGTCGGACTCCGAGTTTATGAAGGCGACTTCGATGAGCCTGTCGTATTTGTACGACCAGACGAGTAACCGACTGTcccaccaaaaattgaCGGAGAGGAACAAGTCGGCGGATGTCTTGCCGCTTGAGTACAAAAGATTGAGTGACCAAGGACTTGAGGATTTGAGGCTGGTATCTGATGATAAGAAGAACGTCATGAGTCAGGGAAGACCCATGTGGTTACCACCAAAATCGACCAAGGAGAAAAGGAGCCACGAAAGGGAAATCTACGAAACCATGGAATCGTACAGTCGAGAGGCATTGGCTAAACAAAAATGGTTACAAAACTACTCTGCGAAGCTACAGAACAGTGAGAAGGAGCTAGGGAAGACTATCGAGCGTGGACTTTATAGACAGTCGTCACTGCAGATGCTACATTCCTTTGTACAGGAAATGCCCTTTTGCAGTAAGAACCGTTTCGAAATATattcttctgttcttcaGACGGATAACTACGTGTTTATCaattttgttgaaaagtttgaGGAACTCTCctctgttttgaaggaaatgGATTTTCCGAAGGACAAAGAACTCCAGATTAAGAATTTGATCAACGATAACATCGAAAGGGGTACATTTGAGCTGGATAACAAACTGTACCCGGCTTTGCAGAAGTTATTAGAACTGAAAGCCATCTCCACATATGGGATAACCCCAGGGGACGAATTACTAATGTACCATTTCCTAAAGGAGGGATTCCCACCAGAAAACACTTGGTTGCTCGTCAATCTTGTCCAGTTGACCTGTTTCAACAGCATGATGAAAGATAAGTACGACCGTAAAATATTACAGTGCCACTACCTGAAGAAAGACGTCTTCAAACAGGAATTTAATTCTAGCTGTTTGAACATGAACACGTGGTGGAATATGTTGGAGAGAGTGTCACATACTCTGTTCCTATGGATCCTAGATATTGTGGTGATTTACAACGTTCAACTTTCCTCTCCAGCAAGTGAACCAGAGAACCAGCCTAACGAAGATTGGGACGTCTACGCCGCTGCACATATTGTACCAAATTACAAAATTCTTTTGTCCTTTACTGTGAATATTCTAATGAACCACCATTACGGGTTTGACGATCTAGTTCAATTGCGGGGCATCAAAGACGTCAACATCGCCTTCCCCATGCCAGCAATCAATAAGGAGGAAGCCCTCGAAACCAATTACAAGTTTGTAGAAACTTGGCTAAGTTACTACAAAAAGCTGTGA
- the TRR1 gene encoding thioredoxin-disulfide reductase TRR1 (similar to Saccharomyces cerevisiae TRR1 (YDR353W) and TRR2 (YHR106W); ancestral locus Anc_5.411), whose product MVHNKVTIIGSGPAAHTAAIYLARAEIKPTLYEGMLANGIAAGGQLTTTTEIENFPGFPDALTGSELMDRMRQQSVKFGTSIITETISKVDLSSKPFKLWPEFCEDEEPITTDAIILATGASAKRLGLPGEEKYWQTGISACAVCDGAVPIFRNKPLAVIGGGDSACEEAQFLTKYGSKVYMIVRKDYLRASNIMKRRAEKNEKIEILYNSVTLEAKGDGKFLNALTIKNVKTNEESDLPVNGLFYAIGHTPATEIVKGQVDTDEAGYIKTVPGSAMTSVPGLFAAGDVQDSRYRQAITSAGSGCMAALDAEKYLTELED is encoded by the coding sequence ATGGTCCACAACAAAGTCACTATTATTGGCTCCGGGCCTGCTGCACACACCGCGGCCATCTACTTGGCCCGTGCTGAGATAAAACCCACTTTGTACGAGGGGATGCTTGCGAACGGTATTGCTGCCGGTGGGCAGTTGACCACCACGACGGAGATTGAGAATTTCCCCGGGTTCCCGGATGCGTTGACCGGCTCGGAACTGATGGACAGGATGAGACAGCAGTCCGTGAAGTTTGGGACGTCCATCATCACGGAGACGATCTCGAAGGTCGACCTGTCGTCGAAGCCTTTCAAGCTGTGGCCCGAGTTCTGCGAGGACGAGGAACCAATCACCACAGACGCTATCATCTTGGCCACGGGGGCCTCCGCGAAGAGATTGGGGCTCCCCGGTGAGGAGAAGTACTGGCAGACGGGGATTTCCGCGTGTGCTGTCTGTGACGGTGCCGTGCCCATCTTCAGAAACAAGCCGCTTGCAGTCATCGGTGGCGGTGACTCCGCCTGTGAGGAGGCCCAGTTCTTGACCAAGTACGGTTCGAAAGTGTACATGATCGTGAGAAAGGACTACCTAAGAGCGTCCAACATTATGAAGAGACGTGCcgagaagaacgaaaaGATTGAGATCTTGTACAACAGCGTAACGTTGGAGGCGAAAGGTGACGGGAAGTTCCTAAACGCGTTGACGATCAAGAACGTCAAGACCAACGAGGAGTCAGACCTCCCAGTGAACGGTCTATTCTACGCCATTGGCCACACCCCAGCTACGGAAATCGTAAAGGGTCAAGTGGACACTGACGAGGCTGGCTACATCAAGACAGTCCCCGGTTCCGCCATGACCTCTGTCCCTGGGCTGTTCGCTGCAGGTGATGTCCAAGACTCCAGGTACAGACAAGCCATCACATCCGCAGGTTCCGGTTGTATGGCTGCATTGGACGCTGAGAAGTACTTGACTGAACTGGAAGACTGA
- the YPQ2 gene encoding Ypq2p (similar to Saccharomyces cerevisiae YDR352W; ancestral locus Anc_5.408): MSCAHSFWPVVSTVNGSISFFSSFVALFPQILETYRDKTVDGLSPLFLICWLCGDVTSLIGALMTNQLLFQVVLAVYFLFNDMVVCGQYYYYGVVHDNTLATIGHEPVPVLSRVSRGSNLSYHSIEEALERERAGERDTIGSDHSGQRGTPGRSGKSPALAFTLALASRINASNAMPVLLLSASASASRPPMVPPPPNQGHLNDEIGITLSWLGACFYVGARVPQLIKNYRRKSTDGISPFLFATTLLGNITYNVSIFTSCNFINATDKWGFVWNAMPFIFGSAGTIAFDLVYFYQYYVLYADDYKLRNLERDYLSCASTDTHPDESSSLLAEGHAE, from the coding sequence aTGAGTTGTGCACATTCCTTTTGGCCTGTGGTATCCACTGTGAATGGATCCATATCGTTTTTCAGCTCGTTTGTGGCGCTATTCCCACAGATTTTGGAAACGTACAGAGACAAGACCGTCGATGGTCTGTCGCCTTTGTTCCTGATATGCTGGCTCTGCGGTGATGTGACCTCGCTCATTGGTGCGTTGATGACGAACCAGTTGCTCTTCCAGGTTGTCCTTGCAGTTTATTTCTTATTTAACGACATGGTTGTATGCGGACAGTACTATTACTATGGGGTCGTCCACGACAACACCTTAGCCACGATTGGCCACGAACCGGTCCCCGTGCTCTCTCGAGTGTCACGCGGGTCCAACCTCTCCTACCATTCGATAGAGGAGGCACTCGAGCGGGAAAGAGCCGGTGAGAGGGACACTATAGGGAGCGACCACTCCGGACAGCGCGGGACGCCTGGCCGTAGCGGTAAAAGCCCCGCGTTGGCATTCACGCTAGCGCTAGCGTCACGAATCAACGCGAGCAACGCGATGCCCGTCCTGCTTCTGTCTGCTTCGGCGTCCGCGAGCCGCCCGCCCATGGTGCCCCCACCGCCTAACCAGGGTCACCTGAACGACGAAATCGGCATCACTTTATCCTGGCTCGGAGCGTGCTTCTACGTCGGGGCGCGGGTCCCGCAACTGATCAAGAACTACAGACGTAAATCGACAGACGGTATATCGCCGTTCCTGTTCGCGACGACGCTACTGGGGAACATCACATACAATGTGAGTATTTTCACCAGTTGCAACTTCATCAACGCTACAGACAAGTGGGGGTTCGTGTGGAACGCAATGCCGTTTATCTTCGGGAGCGCGGGAACCATCGCGTTCGACCTCGTGTACTTCTACCAGTACTACGTCCTCTACGCGGACGATTACAAGCTCAGAAACCTGGAGAGAGATTACCTAAGTTGCGCGAGCACCGACACGCACCCTGATGAGTCCAGCTCGTTGCTCGCTGAGGGACACGCGGAGTAA
- the ATP22 gene encoding Atp22p (similar to Saccharomyces cerevisiae ATP22 (YDR350C); ancestral locus Anc_5.405) produces MLRRGQRICSTCNRWYSAISGGTRISTNDRLSELVSLIRGHAPGKPLGNSGEKEIMDFVDSLGPDYTSIKILKTALKNSSMYNGLTLRNKGIFEKSRDRSLAWLMLYKNVDKIEYNFFKSQLFKTIANGDLSTHDKFKRLYEIIRCQAQVFPCSRDSASLFIPEPIHKWFYDYLPPDELVSHYLFLISCDVNLSSSESINQLTFKMMQSSEIERSTATFEIFLNDPAKRRTFEDKFVKLHNFETMILIVNAVVRRDHWKHLEVYLSALVEKIKMNRDFNVNVNSGKLRYFFVRFLNELLFIVLKKGDTPLVAATFAAVVESIKKETGVSTISLLNKPILQLLNRLRREDAQDEIFSLVSVLNSLPYQKKSYNLNKRLITELATSLRSFNDPKLTCQFMCSSIQDPDIAQLFNSLGLWGWIWHNDGILLDSNQLSFEVSNLKPLLSQQFKIKTNELQPYLNEMYYILLKTYSTILPQSTYKEFILDLYSKYVAVLTKRYKTYHFYMHDTGVLLLLLKSTIYGLKDWKLAYSMLMDFYSHDFVDKIRNTSRECPFSLVIYSSSQVVLSEIVPLLSIMERRQMPLTFKICTKMVLEFLREKRVKEAEYWYQKIIHGQFDVRHKPLIEAIKSNGWEFPPNFDKTLLTQLDDDHELIGGTLENSDPVEKSLFLQDGESNDESYQTIFELLASFEKPLDINVQEQG; encoded by the coding sequence ATGTTGAGGAGGGGTCAACGGATCTGCAGTACTTGTAATCGATGGTACAGTGCTATTAGTGGTGGTACTAGAATTTCTACAAATGACAGACTAAGTGAGCTTGTTTCTCTAATTAGAGGCCATGCCCCCGGGAAACCTCTCGGGAACTCTGGTGAGAAAGAAATTATGGATTTTGTGGACTCTTTGGGGCCCGATTATACCTCTATCAAAATACTAAAGACTGCATTGAAAAATTCTAGTATGTATAATGGACTTACATTGAGGAATAAAggaatctttgaaaaatcaAGGGATCGGAGTTTGGCTTGGTTGATGCTTTACAAGAATGTTGATAAGATTGAgtacaattttttcaaatcaCAACTCTTCAAGACTATTGCAAATGGCGATTTGTCAACACACGATAAGTTCAAAAGACTCTACGAGATTATACGATGTCAGGCTCAGGTGTTCCCCTGTTCTCGAGACTCCGCATCACTTTTTATCCCGGAACCCATTCACAAGTGGTTTTACGATTATTTACCCCCAGATGAGTTGGTGAGCCACTATTTGTTTCTAATCAGCTGTGATGTAAATCTTAGTTCATCTGAGTCGATTAATCAGCTTACTTTCAAAATGATGCAAAGTTCAGAAATAGAACGTTCTACAGCAAcatttgaaatatttttgaacGATCCCGCAAAGCGTCGAACGTTTGAAGATAAGTTTGTGAAACTGCATAATTTTGAGACCATGATCTTAATTGTCAACGCTGTTGTACGAAGGGACCATTGGAAACACTTGGAAGTTTACCTTTCCGCACTAgtagaaaaaataaagatgAATAGAGATTTTAACGTCAATGTAAACAGTGGGAAGTTGAGGTACTTTTTCGTAAGGTTTTTGAATGAATTACTTTTtattgttttgaaaaagggAGATACACCTCTAGTCGCAGCAACATTCGCGGCGGTTGTGGAAAGTATCAAGAAGGAGACTGGAGTGAGTACTATATCACTATTGAATAAACCGATTCTGCAACTTCTAAACAGATTACGCCGAGAAGATGCCCAGGATGAAATATTCTCTCTCGTGTCCGTATTAAACAGTTTGCCGTACCAGAAAAAGTCTTATaacttgaacaaaagaTTAATAACGGAACTGGCGACATCATTAAGATCATTCAACGACCCGAAACTTACGTGCCAGTTCATGTGCTCATCTATCCAAGATCCAGATATTGCACAGcttttcaattctttggGGCTTTGGGGTTGGATATGGCACAACGATGGAATCTTGTTAGATTCTAATCAActctcttttgaagtttcGAATTTGAAACCGTTGCTTTCACAACAGTTTAAGATAAAGACCAATGAACTCCAGCCTTATTTGAATGAAATGTACTATATTCTACTAAAAACATATTCCACCATTCTACCGCAAAGTACGTACAAGGAGTTCATCCTTGATCTCTATTCAAAATATGTGGCAGTACTAACAAAGCGCTACAAAACGTACCATTTCTATATGCATGATACAGGGGTGCTACTGTTGTTGCTCAAAAGCACGATATATGGACTTAAAGATTGGAAACTAGCATACAGTATGCTTATGGACTTTTACTCTCATGATTTTGTCGACAAAATAAGAAATACTTCGAGGGAGTGCCCGTTTTCTCTTGTGATTTACAGTAGTTCTCAAGTGGTCCTTTCTGAAATTGTTCCCCTTCTAAGCATAATGGAAAGGAGGCAAATGCCCTTGACCTTTAAAATTTGTACCAAAATGGTGTTGGAATTTTTAAGAGAGAAAAGAGTAAAGGAGGCCGAGTATTGGtatcaaaaaataatacaTGGACAATTCGACGTTAGGCATAAACCCCTGATAGAAGCGATAAAAAGTAATGGCTGGGAATTCCCCCCAAATTTTGACAAAACTTTATTGACACAATTAGACGATGATCATGAACTTATTGGAGGAACTTTAGAAAACAGTGACCCGGTGGAAAAGAGTTTATTCTTACAAGATGGCGAGAGTAACGATGAGAGCTATCAAaccatttttgaacttctcgCGTCATTTGAAAAACCTCTGGACATTAATGTTCAAGAGCAGGGATAA